Proteins found in one Epinephelus fuscoguttatus linkage group LG4, E.fuscoguttatus.final_Chr_v1 genomic segment:
- the LOC125888102 gene encoding probable ATP-dependent RNA helicase ddx17, which translates to MRVLWISCLIGSITCGPVGKKFSANNADPSSMMRLPFSYGYGYSGMGVSSDSGSSFPQPSLSNPSSDKAAELPAPQDAISSAGAGSYSGSPVHYSGANMAAGNAFYGGYASSGDDSYNSPAASEYGFVYARYGYDNSAPDGGYGSSATAYVGDSWSSGSANSYDGGDENSEPVFSDVSDLEPVYSFSSRSSYQRGRAVFAQTRYSPEEPVPQIMPVSRRMSKTSKPRSPAKAPTKGGF; encoded by the exons ATGAG GGTTTTGTGGATTTCATGCCTGATTGGAAGTATCACCTGTGGCCCTGTGGGAAAGA aaTTTAGTGCAAACAATGCCGACCCAAGCTCCATGATGCGGCTGCCATTTTCTTATGGATATGGGTACAGTGGAATGGGGGTGAGTTCGGACTCAGGCAGCAGCTTCCCTCAACCAAGTCTATCCAACCCAAGCTCTGACAAAGCTGCTGAACTTCCTGCTCCACAAGATGCCATTTCCAGTGCTGGGGCTGGCAGTTACAGTGGCTCTCCAGTACACTACAGCGGTGCCAACATGGCTGCCGGTAATGCGTTTTATGGTGGCTATGCTAGTTCTGGGGATGACAGCTATAACAGCCCTGCGGCCAGTGAATATGGGTTTGTTTATGCAAGGTATGGGTATGACAACAGTGCTCCAGATGGTGGCTATGGTAGCTCAGCCACTGCTTATGTAGGGGACAGCTGGAGCTCTGGATCTGCTAACAGCTATGATGGTGGTGACGAAAACTCTGAGCCGGTCTTCAGTGACGTGTCTGATCTGGAGCCAGTCTACTCCTTCAGTTCTCGTTCAAGCTACCAGAGAGGAAGAGCAGTGTTTGCTCAAACCCGCTACAGCCCAGAAGAGCCTGTTCCCCAGATAATGCCAGTATCCAGACGCATGAGCAAAACTTCTAAACCACGTAGTCCTGCTAAAGCTCCAACCAAGGGTGGCTTCTAA